The Gemmatimonas phototrophica region ACCCGTGCTTTCCGCAGTAGCAGGGCGGCCCGTGCACCTCGCCATGCTGTGGCCAGGGGAGGGGATTGTGCCCCCATTCGCCGCCAATGAGGTTGTGTCCAGTGAGGACCTGCCCGTTGATGACAATGCCGCCCCCAACGCCCGTCCCCATAATGACCCCGAAGACGACCGCCGCCCCGGCCGCGGCACCATCGGCCGCTTCGGAGAGTGCAAAACAGTTGGCGTCGTTCTGAATACGCACTTCGCGGCCCAGCGCGGTGGCGAGATCGGACTGCAGCGGCTGCCCAATGAGCCAGGTGGAGTTGGCGTTTTTTACCAGCCCGGTGTGCGGCACCACGGTGCCGGGAATACCCAGTCCCACCGATCCACGGTGTCCCAGCGTGCGCTCGATGTCATGAACGAGCGTGGTAATGGCATGGATGGTGCCCTGGTAGTCGCGCGGCGTGGGGATGCGCTGCCGCGCGACCACGGTGCCTTCGTGATCGAGAGCGACCGCTTCGATTTTGGTACCGCCCAGATCAATGCCAATGCGCAGGCGATGATGCAGATGCGATGGGACTACGGGCAGTGAGGGACCAGTCGAATGTGCCATGCGCGCGATGTTGCACGTGGAACGTCGCTGTGGCAAGAGGGGCGCGTGCGCGCTCCCCGTGCGGTCGGATACATTGGAGCATGCCTACTGACGCTCCCCGTGACGTGGTGAAGACGCTGTCAACGAACGCGCGCCGACTGCTGGCCCGTGGCTCTCTACTGCTCGCCATGGCCTGTGGCGGTGATGGGCCAACGGAGCCTGTGGTGACACCACCACCTCCCCCGCCGCCGACCCCTGTGGCGTTTACGGTGCCTGCCATTGCGCGTGAGTTCCGCGGGATGTGGATTGCCACCGTCGCCAATATTGACTGGCCGTCGCGCACGGGGCTTACACCGGCGCAGCAGCAGGCCGAGTTGGGGCTGTTGCTGGATGTGGCGCAGCAGACAGGACTCAACGCCGTCGTGCTGCAGGTGCGCGCCGCCGGTGATGCCATTTACCCGTCGTCGCTGGAGCCGTGGTCACGCATTTTCAATGGCACGCAGGGGGCCAACCCGGGCTATGACCCACTGGCTTTTGCCGTGCAGCAGGCGCGTTTGCGTGGCATCGAACTGCATGCGTGGTTCAATCCATTCCGGGCCGGCAACCTGCGCGATACGCTCACGCTGGCGCCGCAGCATCTGGCGGTGCGCCGTCCTGACCTGGTGCGCAAGTGCGGGCAGCTCTGGTTTGACCCGGGTGAGCAGGCGGTGCAGGATCACGCCATTGCGGTCATGCGCGATGTGGTGACGCGCTACGACGTGGACGCGGTGCACATTGACGACTTTTTCTATCCGTATCCGGATACCTGCACGAACTTTCCGGACAGTGTGACCTTCCGGCGCTACCAGCAGGGCGGGGGCGCGCTGTCGCTCGGTGACTGGCGACGCGACAATGTGAATCGCTTCGTGGAGCGCATGTACACCGAAGTGCACGACGCCTCACCTATGGCCCGTGTGGGGGTGAGCCCGTTTGGCATTTGGCGTCCGGGCAATCCGGCGGGCATTGTGGGGCTCGATGCGTACACCAGCATTTATGCCGACTCACGCAAGTGGCTGCAGAGCGGCTGGGTAGACTATTTCGCGCCGCAATTATACTGGAGTATTGCCAGTACGGGACAGAGTTTTCCGGCGCTGCTGGGGTGGTGGGCGCAGCAAAACACGCAGCGGCGGCATCTATGGCCCGGGCTCGCGAGTTATCGCATCAACACCGACCCGGGGCCGTTCTCGTCTGCCGAAATCCCCTCCCAGGTGGCGCTCATTCGTGAGGCCGCCGCGGTGGCCGGCGGTGCCACCGGGAGCATTCTGTACAATGGGTCCAGCGTGCGCACCAATCGCGGGGGCTTTGCCAGCACCCTTGCCGGCGGGCTCTATGCCGGCGGAGCCATTCCGCCCGCTACCACGTGGCTCGACGCCACCGCCCCAGCCACTCCGTCGCTGTCGGTTGTGCCCTCCGGCAGCACCCTGAGCGTCACCATGTCCCCCAATGGCAGCGACACGTGGTGGTTTCTGCTGCGCTGGCGCACGACCAGCGGCACCTGGCAGCAACGACTCATGCCGTCTACCCAACGCGCCACAGACCTGCCCGCGGCCAACATAGACGGAGTAGTGCTCACGGCAATAGACAGAGCGGGAAACGCCAGTGGGAATGCAGTTGTGCAGCGGTAACTGCGTTATGGAAGAAAGCGTTATGGGTTATCGGGTCACCGGGTAACCGCGGTTGCTGTTCCGCCGTTACTCGGTGACCCGATAACCCATAACGCCCTTATCCATGACGTTGTTACCGCGCTTAACTGCGGTTACTCGGACATGTGTCCTAGTTTCGAGCTCTCCGTCATGGTCACGTACACGAGCAGGCTCGCCACAATGCAGGCGGTCACGTAGTAGTAGAACCACGATTCGTGCCCGATGTTCTTGAAGTAGAGCGCGATGTACTCGGCGGTGCCGCCAAACAGCGCGACGGTCACGGCGTACGGGAAGCCGACGCCCAGCGCGCGGATACTGGTGGGAAAAAGCTCGGCTTTCACCACCGCATTGATGGCGGTGTAGCCACTCACCGCGGTGAGCGCGGCCAGCAGCAGCCAGATGGCGCCGCTGACACTGGTGGTGGTTTCGAGGGCGCGGAAGAGCGGAATGGTGCCCAGGGAGCCCAGCACGCCAAAGGCGGTGAGCACGGGGCGGCGGCCAATGCGATCGCTTAGCGCGCCCACAATTGGCTGCAGGCACAGGTACACCAGGAGCGTGACGGCGTTGATGAAAGTGGCCTGCTGCGCCGTGAAGCCCACCGTGTTTACCAGAAACTTCTGCGCGTACGTGGTGAAGGTGTAGAAGGCCACCGTGCCACCAGCCGTGAGCCCCACCACCGTGAGTACGGCGCGCGGGTGCTCCATGAGTCCACGAATGGTGGCCGCCGCACTGGCCGCAGGGCGCGCGGCGCGGTCTTTCTCGAAGTCGGTGGTTTCTTCCATGCTGCGCCGTAGCCAGATGGCCACGACGGCGCACAGCGCCCCAATCACGAATGGAATGCGCCACCCCCAGGCCTCAAGCTCCGGCTTGGTGAGATAACGCTGCAACACCAGCAACACCGCCAAGGCAATGAGCTGGCCGCCAATGAGTGTGACGTACTGAAAGCTGGACCAGAAGCCGCGGTGCTTCTGGCCGGCCATCTCGCTGAGGTAGGTGGCGCTGGCGCCGTACTCGCCCCCCACGCTCAGCCCCTGCAGCAGCCGGGCCAGCAACAGCAGCGCAGGGGCCAGCAGGCCAATGCTGGCATAACTCGGCGTAATGGCAATAAGCAGCGAGCCGCCGCACATGAGCATCACGCTGAACGTGAGGGCCGCCTTGCGGCCATGACGATCGGCGTAGCGGCCCATCACCCAGCCGCCTATGGGGCGCATGAAGAAGCCCACCGCAAATACGGCGGCCGTATTCAGCAGCTGGGCCGTCTGGCTGGCGGGCGGAAAGAAGCTTTTGGCGAAGTAGAGAGAGAACGCCGAGTAGGCATACCAGTCGTACCATTCGACCAGGTTGCCAATGGAGCCCCCTACAATGGAGCGCAGCCGTGAAGCGGTGGATTTGGAAGATGCCGTGTTCATCTCAGCGGCGTCCCCGCGTTGGGCCCTGCCCATCGATGGTCCGGGCGAGCAACTGCAGCAGATCGTCTTCGGTTTTCACACCAGGCACGTCCTCCATCTCGATCACGTAGCCATGCCGTTCGGCAATGGCTTCGTATAGCGGGTTCCGATGGGCCAGCAGCTGTTCAAAGCCCCACACGGCAAAGTCATCAGGGTCCACCAGTTCGTCGTCGGCGATGTCCATCTTCACCTTGTACTCTCCCCACTTCTGTTCGAGAAAGACCGGGTTGTAGTACATGGGTTTGGGATGCTTGCGAAAGCGGTCCACCAGCATGCGCGTATGCTCGGCCGTTCCGCGGATATACACCAACATGGTGTGCTGTGAAAGGCACTGCAGCACCGGATCGTGCGCATCCTCCACATCCACCACTTCGCACAAGCTGCCACCGGAGTCGCACACGAAGTGCGCGTAGCCATAAATGTCCGTGGCGCGGTCGATGAACTCCGGCACGTCGAGCAAGGCGCGGATCTCGGCTTGTCGGTGCTGGGCCTGACGCCGACGGTATTCGTCAAAACCGATCCCCCCCTGCGCCTCGTTGCCTGGCTTGCCGAGGTACGTGGAGAGGGGGCTCAGATTCTCGAAGGAGATATTGGAGCGAATGTAGATGGAATCGGAGCGCAGGAGCTGCCGCAGAAACGGCACCTTCATGGCTTCGCGCTTGAAGTTGTCGACGATGTGCTCGCCCATATACCGCGTGCCAATGCGGTAATCGACCGAGTACTGGAACCAGTCGTGCTTCTGGAGCAGGCCGGCAAGGGTGGTTTTGCCCACCCCGGACATACCAAAGAAGGTGACGGCGTGGGACGGCTGTTCGCGCAGGGCGCGGCCCGAGGGGAATCGCATGTCGCTAAATTCCGCCCCGAACCCGGGTTACTCAACCCCCGGGGCCCAGAATGTCGCCCGGTGGCGGCACCCGCCTTCTTTATGTCCCGCCATGTCCTTCGCCAAACACGGCCTGCAGGTCTTCGACCTTCCCGTCACGATTGTCCCCGCCGACATCGATGACAACAACCACGTGAACAACGTGGTGTATCTGAAGTGGATCTTCGATGTGGCCCTCGAGCACTGGAACGTGAGCGCGTCACCGGAGATGAAGGCGACCTACGGCTGGGTGGCCACCCGTCACGAAATCGACTATCGCCGCGAGGCGGTCATGGGCGATCCCATTGTGGCGCGCACCTGGATTGGGGCGGTGGACTCGCGGCGCTTTGAGCGGCTCACCGAGATCGTGCGCACCAGTGACGACCATGTGCTGTGCCGCGGACGGTCGCTGTGGACGCTGCTGGCCCGCGACACGGGTCGCATTACACGCATCCCACCCGATATGGTGGAGCTGTTCGCGGCGTATATGCATCCGGGGTGATGGCGTGCAGGGGGCCGGCGGGCTAGAAGCGCAGCGCCACCGTAAGCGGGTGAACGCGGGCCTTTCCAATGGAACGCACCCACGCCAATCCGGACAGCTCCACGTGCACATCGACGCCGCGCAGGGTGCCACGTACGCCGGCACCGGCACGCACCCCGCCAAGGAGACCGGGAAACCCGTCTTCCCCGCTGGGCACCAGGAGCTGCAGCCCCAAACCGGCCAGCATGTAGGGGCGCCAGTCGTCCGCTGCCGCTACGCCAAGCCACGAATAGCCGACACCGACGCCGGTGAGGCTTTCGCGCGCCGTCGGTACCGTGCGGTCCTGCAGTCGGTACCCCTCAACATCCAACCGATACGCGCTGCCACCACGATCGGGCCAGCGCGTGGCCACGCCAAGGCGCACCGTGGGCCCCGCACGATATTCACGCAGCCCGGACCCGGCCGGGACCATCACCCCAACGGCGAATTCGTAGTCATGGCCGGCCGGCCGGTCCGTTTGCGCCGCCGCGGATGGCGCCATGCTACTGACAAGGAGAAGCGTTACACACACTACGTCAATCACATGGTAACGCATGACGTGCTCCAGCATACGGGGACGTTCAGTCCGTACTTCGACGCAACAAGCGATCAATCGCGTCGTAGCCGGTCGGCAGCGCAACACCATCGCGCTCCGCACCGGCTTTGAGTAGTACGTCAACCGACGTAGGACGTCGCGCGTCTTGCCAGTGCGATCGCACGCACGCATCTACCGCACGCATGAGCGGTGTGCGTCCATCCCCGTCCGTGGCATTCACGTCGGCACCGGCCTCCACCAGTTGCCGCACCACACTATGCTGGGCACGCCACGCGGCCACGTGCAGCGGCGTGCTCGCCGGAGCAATGCCCCAGTAGCCATCGCCCTCTTCCCAGCGCACATCCACCGTGGGAGCGAGCTGCAGCAGCACGCCCAGCGGAGCGAGCGCGCCGTTGCCGGCGCACCGCCCCGTGAATGCGGGCAGCTGCGCCATGAAGGCCTCACGGTCCTGGCCGTTTGCCGCCAACCGCGCACGCACGCCAGGAAAGTCCCCCAGTGTGCAGTCCACCGCTACGGCATCCACTCCCTGCTGCGGCAGCTCCACTCCACGCTCGGCGAAGAGCTGCAGCACATCAGTGCGACCGTGCCACGCGGCCAGAGAGAGCGCACTCTGACCGTTCAATGAGAGATGCGGATCACCGCCCGCTTCAAACATGGCTTCCACAATCGCGAGATCGTTGTCGCGCAGCAGCGCCTGCATGAACGGGGTGCGAGGCCACGGGCCAGAAGCGTTAGGGTCCACTCCGCGCTGCAACAGTTGCACGACCCCTGCGTAGTCGTGCCAGTCGGCTTTGCGCAACAGCATGGTGGCCAGACTGTCTGGCGTGAGTGCTGTAGGCCCCGCGAGCAACGCCGCCACCACACCGGCGGCGTACTGCTCTGCTGCGTGGTACGGCACTTCGCCGTCGTTGGGATTGGCGCCGTGTTCGAGCAGCAACGCCGTAAGCGGCGCACAGAAGGCCACGCCGGCGGCTCCGTACAGCACGCTTTCGTGTTGCGGGTCCGGTGAGTGACTGCGGTCGAGGAAACCCGTATTGGCCGACGCCCCCGCCTCGAGCAGCACACGCGCGGTGGTGACAAAATCGTCCGCACGTGCCCGATCATCGCGCAGCCAGCGGGAAAAACAGCACCAGGTCAGCGCATCCCACTGGTGCGGGCCACCGCGTTCCGACACAAGCGAAGGGTTGTTCGCGAGCAGGTCACGCACCACGGTGGCGTGGCCACTCACGGCCGCGGCAAACAGACTGACTGTCGGTAGCTCAGGATGCGCTGCCAGCAGTTCCTGTGCGTCGTGCAACGCGCCGGAGGCATGGCCACCAACGAGCGGAACAGACGAGGCCTGCAGATAAGCGTCGAGGAGCGCCGCCTTATCCGGCCCCATGTCGCTCACAGTTTGCGGGCCAGCGCGCGTGAGCCGTTGTAGACGTACACCACCTTGCCGTTCTCGGTGCGCGTGTAAAGACGCTGCGGACCCACCACCAATTCAGATGGCGACGCGGCCTTTACGGGCAATGAGGCAGCCCCCTGTTTCATGACCAGCGCGCCATTGAGCTCCGCAAACTCCACCGTAACCGGACCCATGGCGTAGGTCCCAACCAGTGCGGCCCGTTCCGCTGTCGTGAGGTCACGTGGCGCCGCAGGCGTTGCGCGGGCCAACGGTGCGCCCATCACCAGCTCGAGAGCTTTGCGCTCAATTACGCTGTTGCCGCTGCCTGGACCGTTGGCCAGTACGACCACGGCCACCTTGCGATCGGGGAGCATGACGAGGCTGGAGTTGTAGCCGTTGATGGCGCCCCCATGCGTCCACACGCGTTCGGGCTTCCCGTTCACGCGTGCCGTGCCCACCACCAGTCCGTAGCCGTACATGGCCGAATCAAGGCCGCTGCCGCCCGGATGCGGTACATATCCGGTGGTGACGCGACGTACCACGCCTCGCGGCAATACGTCGGCGCCATCAATCGTCCCGCCGTTCATCATCGCAATGGTGTAGCGCGCCAGTTCCGGAGCGGAGGAGAAGAGAAAACCGGCGGCCCACTGCGCGGTGTTCTCGGTCATGGGACGGACCACCGTCATGTTGCCGCCGGCGTTGGGACCCATGTGTCCCATGGCTATGGGCCACGTGAGCGCTTCCAGCGGCTTGAAGGTGCTGAGACGCATGCCCAACGGGCGAAGCACATTGGATTCGACGAGTGAAGCAAAACGCTGCTTGCCCGCCATTTCGCCCACATACCCCGCCATGCTGATGCTGGGGTTGGAATAGGAGAAGGTGCGTCCCGCACCGGTGAAGAACAGCGTATCCCCCACCTCGCGCATCACTTCACCCAAGGCGCCTTCGCCCATACGTCCATACGCTACGGCGTTATCAATCCAGCCGGCGTTGTGCGTCATGAGTTGCTGCGTGGTTACGGCGCCCACTTGCTTGCCGGCCAGCGACGGCACATAGCGGCTGATGGGCTGCTCCATGTCGAGCAGATTCTTTTCGATCAATGCGGCCAGCATGGTGCCGGTGAACATCTTGGTCACCGACCCCACCCGCAGCAGCATATCCGCGTGCATGGGCTGTTTAGTGTCTACGTTGGCCAGCCCGTAGCCCTTGGCATAAGCCAACTGACCGTTCACCACGACCGCCACCGTCACGCCGGGCGATTTGGAGGTGGCAATGGCCGCGTTGGCCACGGAGTCCAGCGCAGGAGCCCAGGCGGGTACGGACTGTGCCACAGCCGAGGGGGCCATGGCGCTGGAGAGCAGAACGGCAACAACGGCGGTGGCGCGACCGGCGCGCAAAGTATGGGGTGCGGGCATGGCTGGATTCTACCGTCGTTTACAGGTCGGCGCTGAGGCGAAGCACCAGGGTGCGTCCGGCCGCATTGGCAAACTCCTTGTACCTCGACATGAAGTCACGGTAGCGCGCATTGGTCAGATTGCGCACACTCAGGTCAATGTGCACCAGCCCGCGCGGGGTAAGCCGGCTGAAGCCCGCCCCGGCGTGCAGCACCGCCCATGGCGGCGGCGCGAAGTCATCGCGAAAGGTGCGGGTCTGTCGGGCGTTCCACTCGCCCGAGAGCGAGAGCGAGCGGCCCGGTCCCTTTTCATCCCAACGCACCGTCCCCATGGTGCGGAAGGGAGGCACAAAGGGAAGGGCACTGCGGTCGGCGGTATTGGTGGCCCGTACCATGTCGGTGCTGCTGCTCGCGCTGAAGCCCCGCGCCAGCGGGATCGTGAAGGCGGCTTCCACCCCAACCAGGCGCGCGTTCCCCTGCCGTACTTCGAGGGAATCCAGGGCGCGCCCCGGGAGTCCCACCGGGGCGAGGTAGATGTAGTCGCGAATGCGATTCACGTAGCCAGTGACTTCACCGGAGACCCGTGCGGTACGCAGGCGCACGCCGAGGTCGGTGTTCGCACTCGTTTCCACTCGCAGGTCGGCGCGGCCAATTTCAAAGGCCCGTGTGCCCTCGTGAAAGCCGTTGGCAAAGAGGTCGCTGGCACTGGGGGCGCGGAATCCACGGGCCACGTTGAACGCGACGGACACGGGAGCGGTGGCCTTGTACACGGCCCCCATGGTACCGGTGGCGGCGTTGAAGGCGCGCGAGGTGGGCGCCAGCTGTAGCACCGGATTCCCAGGGGTACTCAGCGTGCGCCAGTCGTAACGGGCGCCTCCCGACAACGACCAGTCGCCCAGGGTGCGCTGCTCCAGCAGATATACACCAGTGGATTGCGTGCGATTGTCGGGAATGAGCGTTTCGTTGCCAAACGTTCGGAACTGTGTGGACTGCACTGCAGTGCCAATCACGCCGGTAAAGCCGGCCCACGGTGCGTGATGCCAATGCGCGAAGGCAGTGGCCGTGCGCGACCGCAGTCCCAGCGTGACGTCGGGGGTGGTGGCGCCATCAAATTCGGCGCGACGATTGTCTTCGTAGCCGGCCTGCAGCTGCAGCCGTTGCGCACCGCGTTTCACGTTGCTCTCGATGGTGAGCCGCTGCGTGCGAATACGCTGCCGGCCATCGTATCCTGGCGCGGTGAGCGGATCGTCGGCAATGCGAATGGTTTCGTCGCGCGTGGAGGCGGTGACTTCCAGATCGTGCTGCGGCGCGTGCCACCCGGTGGTGGCTTCGAGGTAGCCGGTCACGTTGCCGGTGTTGAATACGGTGCCGGTGGGGGTACGCAAATCGTCGGCCCGTCGGCCGGTGCCGGAGAGACGCCAGCCGAACGCACCGCGCGCGCCTTCACCCACGAGGGTAGCCGACGGGGCAAGATTGGCCGAGTTGTAGGCCAACGACATGCGCCCGCGCACCACATTCTGCGGCCCTTCGGCGCTGGGCAACCGGCGGCGCACCACGTTCACCACACCGCCCAGCGCATCACTGCCGTAGAGCACACTGGCCGGCCCTTTCACCACTTCCAGCCGTTCGGCGTCGGCGCTCTCCACGTTGGGCGAGTGGTCGTGTCCCCATTGCTGCGTCTCAGTGCGCTGCCCATTGGCGAGCGTGACCACCCGGTTATTGGTGAGCCCGCGAATGACCGGCTTACCAATACCGGTGGTCATGGAGAGCGACCGCACGCCGGGGATGAGTTCGAGCGTTTCGCCCAGCGAGGCCCCCTGGCTTCGGCGC contains the following coding sequences:
- a CDS encoding ROK family protein, with the translated sequence MAHSTGPSLPVVPSHLHHRLRIGIDLGGTKIEAVALDHEGTVVARQRIPTPRDYQGTIHAITTLVHDIERTLGHRGSVGLGIPGTVVPHTGLVKNANSTWLIGQPLQSDLATALGREVRIQNDANCFALSEAADGAAAGAAVVFGVIMGTGVGGGIVINGQVLTGHNLIGGEWGHNPLPWPQHGEVHGPPCYCGKHGCIETWISGPGVVADHARHYGEALSAPDIMTAALHGEPYAVATRTRLVHRAARSLATIINVLDPDVIVLGGGLSNTEGLAAELEREVTPWVFSDSITTRIVPNRHGDSSGVRGAAWLWPAGPASA
- a CDS encoding glycoside hydrolase family 10 protein, whose translation is MPTDAPRDVVKTLSTNARRLLARGSLLLAMACGGDGPTEPVVTPPPPPPPTPVAFTVPAIAREFRGMWIATVANIDWPSRTGLTPAQQQAELGLLLDVAQQTGLNAVVLQVRAAGDAIYPSSLEPWSRIFNGTQGANPGYDPLAFAVQQARLRGIELHAWFNPFRAGNLRDTLTLAPQHLAVRRPDLVRKCGQLWFDPGEQAVQDHAIAVMRDVVTRYDVDAVHIDDFFYPYPDTCTNFPDSVTFRRYQQGGGALSLGDWRRDNVNRFVERMYTEVHDASPMARVGVSPFGIWRPGNPAGIVGLDAYTSIYADSRKWLQSGWVDYFAPQLYWSIASTGQSFPALLGWWAQQNTQRRHLWPGLASYRINTDPGPFSSAEIPSQVALIREAAAVAGGATGSILYNGSSVRTNRGGFASTLAGGLYAGGAIPPATTWLDATAPATPSLSVVPSGSTLSVTMSPNGSDTWWFLLRWRTTSGTWQQRLMPSTQRATDLPAANIDGVVLTAIDRAGNASGNAVVQR
- a CDS encoding MFS transporter, producing MGRAQRGDAAEMNTASSKSTASRLRSIVGGSIGNLVEWYDWYAYSAFSLYFAKSFFPPASQTAQLLNTAAVFAVGFFMRPIGGWVMGRYADRHGRKAALTFSVMLMCGGSLLIAITPSYASIGLLAPALLLLARLLQGLSVGGEYGASATYLSEMAGQKHRGFWSSFQYVTLIGGQLIALAVLLVLQRYLTKPELEAWGWRIPFVIGALCAVVAIWLRRSMEETTDFEKDRAARPAASAAATIRGLMEHPRAVLTVVGLTAGGTVAFYTFTTYAQKFLVNTVGFTAQQATFINAVTLLVYLCLQPIVGALSDRIGRRPVLTAFGVLGSLGTIPLFRALETTTSVSGAIWLLLAALTAVSGYTAINAVVKAELFPTSIRALGVGFPYAVTVALFGGTAEYIALYFKNIGHESWFYYYVTACIVASLLVYVTMTESSKLGHMSE
- a CDS encoding acyl-CoA thioesterase translates to MSFAKHGLQVFDLPVTIVPADIDDNNHVNNVVYLKWIFDVALEHWNVSASPEMKATYGWVATRHEIDYRREAVMGDPIVARTWIGAVDSRRFERLTEIVRTSDDHVLCRGRSLWTLLARDTGRITRIPPDMVELFAAYMHPG
- a CDS encoding ankyrin repeat domain-containing protein, which gives rise to MGPDKAALLDAYLQASSVPLVGGHASGALHDAQELLAAHPELPTVSLFAAAVSGHATVVRDLLANNPSLVSERGGPHQWDALTWCCFSRWLRDDRARADDFVTTARVLLEAGASANTGFLDRSHSPDPQHESVLYGAAGVAFCAPLTALLLEHGANPNDGEVPYHAAEQYAAGVVAALLAGPTALTPDSLATMLLRKADWHDYAGVVQLLQRGVDPNASGPWPRTPFMQALLRDNDLAIVEAMFEAGGDPHLSLNGQSALSLAAWHGRTDVLQLFAERGVELPQQGVDAVAVDCTLGDFPGVRARLAANGQDREAFMAQLPAFTGRCAGNGALAPLGVLLQLAPTVDVRWEEGDGYWGIAPASTPLHVAAWRAQHSVVRQLVEAGADVNATDGDGRTPLMRAVDACVRSHWQDARRPTSVDVLLKAGAERDGVALPTGYDAIDRLLRRSTD
- a CDS encoding serine hydrolase domain-containing protein translates to MPAPHTLRAGRATAVVAVLLSSAMAPSAVAQSVPAWAPALDSVANAAIATSKSPGVTVAVVVNGQLAYAKGYGLANVDTKQPMHADMLLRVGSVTKMFTGTMLAALIEKNLLDMEQPISRYVPSLAGKQVGAVTTQQLMTHNAGWIDNAVAYGRMGEGALGEVMREVGDTLFFTGAGRTFSYSNPSISMAGYVGEMAGKQRFASLVESNVLRPLGMRLSTFKPLEALTWPIAMGHMGPNAGGNMTVVRPMTENTAQWAAGFLFSSAPELARYTIAMMNGGTIDGADVLPRGVVRRVTTGYVPHPGGSGLDSAMYGYGLVVGTARVNGKPERVWTHGGAINGYNSSLVMLPDRKVAVVVLANGPGSGNSVIERKALELVMGAPLARATPAAPRDLTTAERAALVGTYAMGPVTVEFAELNGALVMKQGAASLPVKAASPSELVVGPQRLYTRTENGKVVYVYNGSRALARKL
- a CDS encoding TonB-dependent receptor; this encodes MSSTIIAFCLICAAGMGQPLPQPPRPAPAKPPAADSARALPTMQVTATAVATDARRIAQPTAQLAGAQLRRSQGASLGETLELIPGVRSLSMTTGIGKPVIRGLTNNRVVTLANGQRTETQQWGHDHSPNVESADAERLEVVKGPASVLYGSDALGGVVNVVRRRLPSAEGPQNVVRGRMSLAYNSANLAPSATLVGEGARGAFGWRLSGTGRRADDLRTPTGTVFNTGNVTGYLEATTGWHAPQHDLEVTASTRDETIRIADDPLTAPGYDGRQRIRTQRLTIESNVKRGAQRLQLQAGYEDNRRAEFDGATTPDVTLGLRSRTATAFAHWHHAPWAGFTGVIGTAVQSTQFRTFGNETLIPDNRTQSTGVYLLEQRTLGDWSLSGGARYDWRTLSTPGNPVLQLAPTSRAFNAATGTMGAVYKATAPVSVAFNVARGFRAPSASDLFANGFHEGTRAFEIGRADLRVETSANTDLGVRLRTARVSGEVTGYVNRIRDYIYLAPVGLPGRALDSLEVRQGNARLVGVEAAFTIPLARGFSASSSTDMVRATNTADRSALPFVPPFRTMGTVRWDEKGPGRSLSLSGEWNARQTRTFRDDFAPPPWAVLHAGAGFSRLTPRGLVHIDLSVRNLTNARYRDFMSRYKEFANAAGRTLVLRLSADL